In a single window of the Cucumis melo cultivar AY chromosome 11, USDA_Cmelo_AY_1.0, whole genome shotgun sequence genome:
- the LOC103498023 gene encoding fatty acyl-CoA reductase 3-like: MKNQIQIIVNLAATTKFDERYDVAFGTNTLGAKHVLNFAKQCSSLEVVVHVSTAYVSGEKEGIIQEIPYQMGESLNGTIGLNIEEEQKLVEETLNKLTSKGATQETITLTMKQLGLQRAKLYGWPNTYVFTKAMGEMIISELKDNIPMVIIRPTIVTSTYKQPFPGWIEGMRTIDSVIVGYGKGKLTFLPIDIHSIFDLIPADMVVNTIIMTITIHAREGKPCHVIYHVGSSRRNCMKYGDLKHFMEEYFVEKPWRSRDGKAIKVGKPKTFNNMVSFRRYMVIRYSLLLKGMKVGNTMLCHWFQEKYDRHKKKYDLVMRLVQLYQPYLFFKATFDDTNTERLRSTTRNSDLEETFYFDPTVINWKDYFFNIHIPGLAKYAIK, from the exons ATGAAGaatcaaatacaaattattGTTAATTTAGCTGCAACTACAAAATTCGATGAAAG ATATGATGTAGCTTTTGGAACCAACACATTGGGAGCTAAACATGTACTAAACTTTGCAAAACAATGTTCTAGTTTGGAAGTTGTGGTTCATGTATCCACTG CTTATGTTTCAGGGGAAAAGGAAGGCATTATACAAGAAATCCCATATCAAATGGGTGAATCTCTTAATGGCACTATTGGACTCAATATTGAGGAAGAACAAAAGCTTGTGGAAGAGACACTAAACAAACTCACAAGCAAAGGAGCTACTCAAGAAACTATAACCCTAACCATGAAACAACTAGGCCTCCAAAG GGCTAAGTTGTACGGATGGCCAAATACATACGTATTTACAAAGGCAATGGGAGAGATGATTATTAGTGAGTTAAAAGATAATATACCAATGGTTATCATACGACCCACCATTGTAACAAGTACTTACAAACAACCTTTTCCAGGTTGGATTGAAGGGATGAG GACGATCGACAGTGTCATTGTTGGTTATGGTAAAGGAAAACTAACATTCCTTCCTATTGATATCCATTCAATCTTCGATTTG attccAGCAGATATGGTAGTAAATACAATAATCATGACAATAACGATTCACGCACGTGAAGGAAAGCCATGTCATGTGATCTATCACGTTGGTTCTTCTAGGAGAAATTGTATGAAATATGGGGATTTAAAGCACTTTATGGAAGAGTACTTTGTTGAGAAGCCATGGAGAAGTAGAGATGGAAAAGCCATTAAAGTTGGGAAACCCAAAACCTTCAACAACATGGTTAGCTTTCGTAGATATATGGTCATTCGCTATTCCTTACTTTTGAAG GGAATGAAAGTGGGCAATACCATGCTATGCCACTGGTTTCAAGAAAAATATGATCGACATAAGAAAAAATACGACTTGGTGATGCGTCTAGTCCAACTTTATCAACCATATCTCTTCTTCAAAGCCAC TTTTGATGATACAAATACAGAAAGACTGAGAAGTACAACAAGAAATTCAGACCTTGAAGAAACATTTTACTTTGATCCTACAGTTATCAATTGGAAAGACTACTTTTTCAACATCCACATTCCTGGCTTGGCTAAGTATGCCATCAAATAA
- the LOC103498022 gene encoding fatty acyl-CoA reductase 3-like isoform X2, with protein MTATKRFYNEEIGKDLFKVLKKMWGGEFDTLISEKVCVVPGEVSLTQMGLIDDSNLVEEMKNQVEIIVNLAATTKFDERYDVALATNTLGAKHVISFAKQCPNLKLLVHVSTAYVSGEREGHILETPYKLGESLNGMEGLDIATEQKVAEEKFKQLQENGAMEETINLALKDLGLERARMYGWPNTYVFTKAMGEMVVSDPKNNLPLIIIRPTIVTSTYKEPFPGWIEGVRTIDSLILGYAKGKLTCFLGGINSIVDLVPADMVVNMIIMAMVAHKHQPSNQTIYHVGSSARNSMRYIEFKRFNYRYFTENPWINKDGNAVKVGEVTVFNNMASFSRYMNIRYLVFLKGLEFANKAFCHSFQDKYVDTKRKFNLVMRLVELYRPYLFFSAVFDDTNAERLRRDIQNKDTETETFFLDPKDINWEDYFMNAHIPGLVKHVFK; from the exons ATGACAGCTACGAAACGTTTCTACAACGAG GAGATAGGAAAGGATTTGTTTAAAGTCTTAAAGAAGATGTGGGGTGGAGAGTTTGATACCTTAATTTCAGAGAAGGTTTGTGTGGTACCTGGGGAAGTTTCACTCACACAAATGGGATTGATAGACGATTCAAATTTGGTTGAAGAGATGAAGAATCAAGTGGAAATCATTGTTAATTTGGCTGCAACAACCAAGTTCGATGAGAG atacgACGTTGCACTGGCTACTAATACCCTGGGAGCTAAACATGTTATAAGCTTTGCAAAGCAGTGTCCAAATTTGAAACTTCTTGTCCATGTATCCACTG CTTATGTTTCAGGAGAAAGAGAAGGGCATATCTTGGAAACTCCATATAAATTGGGTGAGTCTCTTAATGGGATGGAAGGGCTAGACATTGCTACAGAACAAAAGGTAGCGGAAGAGAAATTCAAACAACTTCAAGAAAATGGAGCTATGGAAGAAACCATAAATCTAGCGTTGAAAGACTTAGGCCTAGAAAG GGCCAGGATGTATGGATGGCCAAATACATATGTATTTACAAAGGCAATGGGTGAGATGGTGGTGAGTGATCCAAAAAACAATCTACCTTTAATCATCATACGACCAACAATAGTTACAAGTACTTACAAAGAACCTTTTCCCGGATGGATTGAAGGCGTCAG GACCATCGATAGTCTTATTCTTGGATATGCTAAAGGAAAACTAACATGTTTTCTTGGTGGAATTAATTCAATTGTTGATTTG gTTCCTGCAGATATGGTGGTAAATATGATTATCATGGCAATGGTAGCTCACAAACATCAACCATCAAATCAAACAATATATCACGTGGGTTCTTCGGCAAGAAATTCTATGAGATATATTGAGTTCAAACGTTTCAACTACCGATATTTCACTGAGAACCCATGGATCAATAAAGATGGAAATGCTGTGAAGGTTGGGGAAGTTACAGTCTTCAACAATATGGCCAGCTTCAGCAGATACATGAATATTCGTTATCTAGTTTTTCTGAAG GGATTGGAATTCGCAAACAAGGCATTTTGCCACTCTTTTCAAGACAAGTATGTCGATACGAAGAGGAAGTTCAATTTAGTGATGCGGCTCGTCGAACTTTACCGCCCTTACCTATTCTTCAGTGCCGT TTTTGACGATACAAATGCAGAAAGGTTGAGAAGGGATATTCAAAACAAAGATACAGAAACAGAGACATTCTTCTTGGATCCTAAAGATATTAACTGGGAGGATTACTTCATGAATGCCCATATTCCTGGACTAGTTAAACACGTCTTCAAATGA
- the LOC103498022 gene encoding fatty acyl-CoA reductase 3-like isoform X3 yields MWGGEFDTLISEKVCVVPGEVSLTQMGLIDDSNLVEEMKNQVEIIVNLAATTKFDERYDVALATNTLGAKHVISFAKQCPNLKLLVHVSTAYVSGEREGHILETPYKLGESLNGMEGLDIATEQKVAEEKFKQLQENGAMEETINLALKDLGLERARMYGWPNTYVFTKAMGEMVVSDPKNNLPLIIIRPTIVTSTYKEPFPGWIEGVRTIDSLILGYAKGKLTCFLGGINSIVDLVPADMVVNMIIMAMVAHKHQPSNQTIYHVGSSARNSMRYIEFKRFNYRYFTENPWINKDGNAVKVGEVTVFNNMASFSRYMNIRYLVFLKGLEFANKAFCHSFQDKYVDTKRKFNLVMRLVELYRPYLFFSAVFDDTNAERLRRDIQNKDTETETFFLDPKDINWEDYFMNAHIPGLVKHVFK; encoded by the exons ATGTGGGGTGGAGAGTTTGATACCTTAATTTCAGAGAAGGTTTGTGTGGTACCTGGGGAAGTTTCACTCACACAAATGGGATTGATAGACGATTCAAATTTGGTTGAAGAGATGAAGAATCAAGTGGAAATCATTGTTAATTTGGCTGCAACAACCAAGTTCGATGAGAG atacgACGTTGCACTGGCTACTAATACCCTGGGAGCTAAACATGTTATAAGCTTTGCAAAGCAGTGTCCAAATTTGAAACTTCTTGTCCATGTATCCACTG CTTATGTTTCAGGAGAAAGAGAAGGGCATATCTTGGAAACTCCATATAAATTGGGTGAGTCTCTTAATGGGATGGAAGGGCTAGACATTGCTACAGAACAAAAGGTAGCGGAAGAGAAATTCAAACAACTTCAAGAAAATGGAGCTATGGAAGAAACCATAAATCTAGCGTTGAAAGACTTAGGCCTAGAAAG GGCCAGGATGTATGGATGGCCAAATACATATGTATTTACAAAGGCAATGGGTGAGATGGTGGTGAGTGATCCAAAAAACAATCTACCTTTAATCATCATACGACCAACAATAGTTACAAGTACTTACAAAGAACCTTTTCCCGGATGGATTGAAGGCGTCAG GACCATCGATAGTCTTATTCTTGGATATGCTAAAGGAAAACTAACATGTTTTCTTGGTGGAATTAATTCAATTGTTGATTTG gTTCCTGCAGATATGGTGGTAAATATGATTATCATGGCAATGGTAGCTCACAAACATCAACCATCAAATCAAACAATATATCACGTGGGTTCTTCGGCAAGAAATTCTATGAGATATATTGAGTTCAAACGTTTCAACTACCGATATTTCACTGAGAACCCATGGATCAATAAAGATGGAAATGCTGTGAAGGTTGGGGAAGTTACAGTCTTCAACAATATGGCCAGCTTCAGCAGATACATGAATATTCGTTATCTAGTTTTTCTGAAG GGATTGGAATTCGCAAACAAGGCATTTTGCCACTCTTTTCAAGACAAGTATGTCGATACGAAGAGGAAGTTCAATTTAGTGATGCGGCTCGTCGAACTTTACCGCCCTTACCTATTCTTCAGTGCCGT TTTTGACGATACAAATGCAGAAAGGTTGAGAAGGGATATTCAAAACAAAGATACAGAAACAGAGACATTCTTCTTGGATCCTAAAGATATTAACTGGGAGGATTACTTCATGAATGCCCATATTCCTGGACTAGTTAAACACGTCTTCAAATGA
- the LOC103498022 gene encoding fatty acyl-CoA reductase 3-like isoform X1: MDKCGIAMEFLENKSIFVTGATGFLAKILVEKILRIQPNVKKLYLLIRAKDKMTATKRFYNEEIGKDLFKVLKKMWGGEFDTLISEKVCVVPGEVSLTQMGLIDDSNLVEEMKNQVEIIVNLAATTKFDERYDVALATNTLGAKHVISFAKQCPNLKLLVHVSTAYVSGEREGHILETPYKLGESLNGMEGLDIATEQKVAEEKFKQLQENGAMEETINLALKDLGLERARMYGWPNTYVFTKAMGEMVVSDPKNNLPLIIIRPTIVTSTYKEPFPGWIEGVRTIDSLILGYAKGKLTCFLGGINSIVDLVPADMVVNMIIMAMVAHKHQPSNQTIYHVGSSARNSMRYIEFKRFNYRYFTENPWINKDGNAVKVGEVTVFNNMASFSRYMNIRYLVFLKGLEFANKAFCHSFQDKYVDTKRKFNLVMRLVELYRPYLFFSAVFDDTNAERLRRDIQNKDTETETFFLDPKDINWEDYFMNAHIPGLVKHVFK, encoded by the exons ATGGATAAGTGTGGCATTGCAATGGAGTTTCTTGAGAACAAGAGTATTTTTGTCACTGGGGCCACAGGTTTTCTTGCAAAGA TTTTGGTGGAGAAAATACTGAGGATTCAACCAAATGTGAAGAAACTCTATCTCCTAATAAGGGCCAAAGACAAGATGACAGCTACGAAACGTTTCTACAACGAG GAGATAGGAAAGGATTTGTTTAAAGTCTTAAAGAAGATGTGGGGTGGAGAGTTTGATACCTTAATTTCAGAGAAGGTTTGTGTGGTACCTGGGGAAGTTTCACTCACACAAATGGGATTGATAGACGATTCAAATTTGGTTGAAGAGATGAAGAATCAAGTGGAAATCATTGTTAATTTGGCTGCAACAACCAAGTTCGATGAGAG atacgACGTTGCACTGGCTACTAATACCCTGGGAGCTAAACATGTTATAAGCTTTGCAAAGCAGTGTCCAAATTTGAAACTTCTTGTCCATGTATCCACTG CTTATGTTTCAGGAGAAAGAGAAGGGCATATCTTGGAAACTCCATATAAATTGGGTGAGTCTCTTAATGGGATGGAAGGGCTAGACATTGCTACAGAACAAAAGGTAGCGGAAGAGAAATTCAAACAACTTCAAGAAAATGGAGCTATGGAAGAAACCATAAATCTAGCGTTGAAAGACTTAGGCCTAGAAAG GGCCAGGATGTATGGATGGCCAAATACATATGTATTTACAAAGGCAATGGGTGAGATGGTGGTGAGTGATCCAAAAAACAATCTACCTTTAATCATCATACGACCAACAATAGTTACAAGTACTTACAAAGAACCTTTTCCCGGATGGATTGAAGGCGTCAG GACCATCGATAGTCTTATTCTTGGATATGCTAAAGGAAAACTAACATGTTTTCTTGGTGGAATTAATTCAATTGTTGATTTG gTTCCTGCAGATATGGTGGTAAATATGATTATCATGGCAATGGTAGCTCACAAACATCAACCATCAAATCAAACAATATATCACGTGGGTTCTTCGGCAAGAAATTCTATGAGATATATTGAGTTCAAACGTTTCAACTACCGATATTTCACTGAGAACCCATGGATCAATAAAGATGGAAATGCTGTGAAGGTTGGGGAAGTTACAGTCTTCAACAATATGGCCAGCTTCAGCAGATACATGAATATTCGTTATCTAGTTTTTCTGAAG GGATTGGAATTCGCAAACAAGGCATTTTGCCACTCTTTTCAAGACAAGTATGTCGATACGAAGAGGAAGTTCAATTTAGTGATGCGGCTCGTCGAACTTTACCGCCCTTACCTATTCTTCAGTGCCGT TTTTGACGATACAAATGCAGAAAGGTTGAGAAGGGATATTCAAAACAAAGATACAGAAACAGAGACATTCTTCTTGGATCCTAAAGATATTAACTGGGAGGATTACTTCATGAATGCCCATATTCCTGGACTAGTTAAACACGTCTTCAAATGA
- the LOC103497948 gene encoding fatty acyl-CoA reductase 3-like, which yields MEFLENKSILITGATGFLAKILVEKILRVQPNVKKLYLLLRADDEITAKKRFHNEVVEKALFQVLKKKYGANLNTLISEKICLVPGEISLPQLGLKHDSIWIDKIKSQVEIIINLAATTNFDERYDVALGTNALGAKHVINFAKQCSNLKLVVHVSTAYVSGEREGLIMETPYKMGESLNWMKGLDIEAEQMVIEDKLKQLKENGATNETITLAMKDLGLERSKLYGWPNTYVFTKAMGEMIIGDLKDDVPLIVIRPTIVTSTYKEPFPGWIEGVRTIDSLIVGYAKGKLTCFVAGINSVIDLIPADMVVNTIITAMMVHKLQPSNHIIYHVGSSTRNPIRHADFQRFNYQYFTKKPLIDRDGNAIKVGKVTIFGDMTNFHRYIAIRYLIFLKGLEIVNMAFCHSFQDKCVSMRRKFNLVLRLIDLYRPYLFFNAIFDDTNTERLRKELQNYKETKEGLLFMDPKDINWEDYFMNVHIPGLVKHVIK from the exons ATGGAGTTTCTTGAGAACAAGAGCATTTTGATCACTGGGGCCACTGGTTTTCTAGCAAAGA TTTTAGTTGAGAAAATACTTCGAGTTCAACCGAACGTGAAGAAACTCTATCTATTATTGAGGGCTGATGATGAAATTACAGCCAAAAAACGGTTTCATAATGAG gtGGTAGAGAAGGCTTTGTTCCAAGTCTTGAAGAAGAAATACGGTGCAAATCTGAATACTTTGATTTCAGAAAAAATTTGTTTGGTGCCTGGTGAAATCTCTCTCCCACAACTGGGATTGAAACATGATTCGATCTGGATCGACAAGATAAAGAGTCAGGTggaaataattataaatttagcTGCTACAACCAACTTCGACGAAAG GTACGATGTAGCACTTGGCACCAATGCACTAGGAGCTAAACATGTTATAAATTTTGCAAAGCAATGTTCTAATTTGAAACTTGTTGTCCACGTATCCACTG ccTATGTATCAGGAGAAAGGGAAGGACTTATAATGGAAACTCCATATAAAATGGGTGAATCTCTTAATTGGATGAAAGGGCTAGACATTGAAGCTGAACAAATGGTCATAGAAGATAAGTTAAAGCAACTTAAAGAGAACGGAGCTACAAATGAGACTATTACTCTAGCCATGAAAGACTTGGGCCTCGAAAG GTCAAAGTTATATGGATGGCCAAATACATATGTATTCACAAAGGCAATGGGAGAGATGATAATTGGTGACCTAAAAGATGATGTACCTTTAATCGTCATTCGACCAACTATAGTTACAAGTACTTACAAAGAACCTTTTCCTGGCTGGATCGAAGGAGTTag GACTATTGATAGCCTTATTGTTGGATATGCTAAAGGAAAACTTACATGTTTTGTTGCCGGAATCAATTCAGTCATTGACTTG ATTCCAGCTGATATGGTGGTGAACACAATTATTACGGCAATGATGGTTCATAAACTTCAACCATCTAATCATATAATATATCATGTTGGTTCTTCCACGAGAAATCCCATTAGGCATGCCGATTTTCAACGTTTTAATTATCAATATTTTACTAAGAAACCGTTGATTGATAGAGATGGAAATGCCATTAAAGTTGGAAAAGTTACTATCTTCGGTGACATGACCAACTTCCATAGATACATTGCCATTCGATACTTAATTTTTCTTAAG GGATTGGAAATTGTGAACATGGCattttgtcatagttttcaAGACAAGTGCGTTAGTATGAGAAGGAAGTTCAATTTGGTGTTGCGACTGATCGACTTGTATCGCCCATATCTATTCTTCAATGCCAT ATTTGATGATACAAAtacagaaagattgagaaaagaaTTACAAAATTACAAAGAGACAAAAGAGGGATTATTATTTATGGATCCTAAGGATATAAATTGGGAGGATTACTTTATGAATGTCCACATTCCTGGACTTGTTAAACATGTCATCAAGTGA